One genomic window of Pieris rapae chromosome 15, ilPieRapa1.1, whole genome shotgun sequence includes the following:
- the LOC110992783 gene encoding putative inorganic phosphate cotransporter yields the protein MIPRWRRCISRLFLIPQRYVLGLMGLWALCNAYTMRVCLNLAITQMVNNSKSGDDAHYDPDACPDDSELLVNGTAPYKPHAIFDWSESTQGLLLSGFYYGYAITQIPGGYLAEKYGGKWTLGLGLLSTALFTLLTPIVVTAGGATWLFILRVLQGMGEGPTMPALMVVLARWVPAHERSLQGALVFGGAQIGNIFGSFMSGFLMAGDGHWANVFYFFGCFGILWFLFWSILCFSTPETHPFISDEELKYLNESITGSDNKSTRDPIPWKAILRSAPAWALLFAAVGHDWGYYTMVTDLPKYMTDVLKFNIAATGTLTAIPYLAMWLSSFAFGVICDICVKRNWHSIKTGRIIYTTIAATGPAVCIILASYAGCDRFAAVAYFIASMALMGGYYSGMKVNALDLAPNYAGSLTAMVNGTSTLSGIITPYLIGLLTPDSTLKQWRVAFWICFAVLVITNVIYVIWADGEQQWWDDIRRHGYPEGWKHGPLKTSDDDKEKNKKKEAEGTAL from the exons ATGATACCAAGATGGCGACGTTGCATATCCCgat TGTTCCTGATACCTCAGCGGTATGTTCTTGGGCTAATGGGGCTGTGGGCTTTATGCAACGCCTATACAATGCGTGTTTGCCTCAATTTAGCTATCACACAAATGGTTAATAATAGTAAGTCTGGCGACGATGCACACTACGACCCTGATGCCTGTCCAGATGATAGTGAGTTGTTGGTGAATGGAACTGCTCCTTATAAACCA caCGCAATATTCGACTGGTCCGAATCAACCCAAGGTTTACTCCTAAGTGGCTTCTACTATGGATACGCAATCACTCAAATACCTGGAGGTTATTTGGCTGAGAAGTATGGCGGGAAATGGACACTGGGTTTAGGATTATTAAGTACAGCCTTGTTTACGCTATTGACACCAATCGTTGTTACTGCTGGAGGTGCAACTTGGCTCTTTATTCTACGTGTCTTGCAAGGAATGGGTGag ggTCCAACAATGCCAGCTCTGATGGTAGTTCTAGCGCGATGGGTTCCAGCTCATGAAAGATCCCTTCAAGGGGCATTGGTCTTTGGTGGTGCCCAAATCGGTAACATTTTTGGTTCCTTTATGTCTGGCTTTTTGATGGCTGGAGATGGACACTGGgccaatgtattttatttcttcggGTGCTTTGGGATATTATGGTTTTTGTTTTGG AGCATTCTATGCTTCAGCACACCAGAAACCCATCCATTCATATCGGATGAAGAGCTTAAGTACTTGAACGAAAGTATAACGGGTTCAGACAACAAAAGTACTAGAGATCCAATACCATGGAAAGCTATATTGCGATCAGCGCCAGCTTGGGCCCTATTGTTTGCCGCA GTAGGTCACGATTGGGGTTACTACACGATGGTGACTGATTTACCCAAGTACATGACAGACGTACTCAAGTTTAACATAGCTGCTACTGGCACTCTAACCGCTATCCCTTACCTGGCTATGTGGCTGTCGTCCTTCGCCTTCGGCGTCATTTGCGACATCTGTGTCAAACGGAACTGGCATTCTATTAAGACTGgaagaattatttatactacTATTG cTGCTACTGGACCAGCCGTTTGCATCATCCTGGCTTCATATGCTGGCTGTGACAGATTTGCAGCCGTTGCATACTTTATAGCTTCCATGGCCCTCATGGGAGGCTACTATAGTGGAATgaag gtGAATGCATTGGACCTTGCGCCTAACTACGCCGGTTCGCTCACCGCTATGGTAAACGGGACATCTACACTATCTGGAATAATTACACCTTACCTGATTGGTCTTCTAACACCTGAT tcaACACTAAAACAATGGCGAGTCGCGTTTTGGATTTGCTTTGCTGTTCTTGTGATAACGAATGTTATTTATGTCATCTGGGCGGATGGTGAACAGCAATGGTGGGATGATATAAGAAGGCATGGTTATCCCGAAGGCTGGAAACATGGACCTTTGAAGACCTCTGACGACGATAAGGAGAAGAATAAAAAGAAGGAAGCGGAAGGTACTGCATTATAG